Part of the Polyangiaceae bacterium genome, TTGACCACCTCCGAATCCGCGTGTGAGAGCGCCGACACCACGTGCTCGTCCCGCTCGACACCTGCGAAGGCACCCAGCGCCTCCAGCGCGGCCACCGCTACCACCGGCTCGCGCCCCAGGAGCTCTCCCAGCACCGGGACCGCGCGCGCGTCGCCCACCTCGCCCAGGGCGCGGGCCGCGGCGGCCACCAGCGAGCGGTCCGAAGAGAGGCGCGCGATCTCCGTCAGGTGCTCCACACCAAGGGGCCTGCCCGTCTCGTCCGAGAGCCGGCCCAGCGCGCGGATCGCCGCGATCCGCACCTCGAGCTCTTCGTCGTTCAAGGCGAACGCGACCGGCTCGAGGGCTGCGCTCCCGCCGAGCGCCGAGAGCGCCGAGAGCGCCGCGCGCCGCGCCGTAGGGATCGGTCCGCCCAGCGCCGCCGCCAAGAAGGCGACGTGCGCGCCCACGTCCGGCTGACTGGCGCCGAGCGCCTCGATCACGATGGCCGCGGCTTCGGCGCCCGCACCGCTCGGGCTGGCCGAACGCACCAGCCCGAGGGCGTCGGCCGGGTGCCGGCGCGCCAGCGTCGCGAGCGCCCGGTGCGCCGCTTGCGCGACGACCGGCGCTGCGCCGAGCAACCCGGCAGCGTCTTGCAGCGCGGCTCGATCACCGGCGGCGGCCAGCGCGTCGAGCGCGGCGGCGACGACCTCCGGTGCAGCGTCACCCAGGGCGCGCTTGGCCGCCGCGTTCGCGTCGGGGTCGAGCGCGACCAAGGGCCCGAGCAGCGACAGGCACGCGGCCCTCTGCTCGGGCGTCGGGCCTTCGGCGCCCGCGACCAGCGCTGCGACCGCAGCGCTCCCGAGCTCGGTGAGCGTGGCCTCGGCCTGCTCGGCCAGCGCATCGTCGGCGAGCGCGGCCACCGCCGCCCGCGCCGCAGCGTCGCTGCCCAGGAGGCCGGCGGCACAGAGCGCGTTGCGCCGCTCGCCCGGTTGACCATCCTCGTCCAGGCAGAGCGCCAGGATGGTCTCGCGCACCTGAGCTGGCGCCTCCCGGAGGCCCGCGCCGAGGCGCTCGTGAGCCCGAGCGCTCGTCCGGCTGAGCTCCACCAGTGAAGCCAGGGCATCCGCGAACGTCCTGCCCCGAGCCGCGGCCAACATGTCCAATAGCGCCGGCACTGCCGGTTCGGCGCCGCTCCTGCCCGCCAGGGCGAGCACCGCCGGCAGCAAGATGGGATCGCTGGCCAGGGGCTCGAGCCGCTCCCAGGGCAGCGTGGCCGAGAGGCGCTCGAGTCCCTGCAGCGCGGCCAGGCGCTCGAAGCGCGACAACGAGTCGAGGCATTCGTCCAGGATCGCGATCGCCTCCTCGGCGCAACCTTCGCCGATGGCCGCGACGGCTTCGACCGCCGCTCCGCGCACGTTGACGTCGGGGTCCTTCAGCAAGCGCTTGAGCAGCGGCAGCGCCTCGGGGCGCGCGCCCAGGGCGAGGACGTCCACCACCAGCTTCCTCCCGTCCGCGTCCAGGTCGCCCAGGGCGTGGGCCAGCGCGCCGATGGCGTGGACGCCGTAGTCTGCGAGGGCCTCCACGGCGCTGTTGCGCTCGCCGACGTTGTCGCCGGGGCCGAGCGCTGCCACGAGCGCCGACAGCACCTCCGGAGAAGGAGCCAGAGCGACCGCGGTGAGCACCGCCTCCTTGCGCACGCGCCAATCGGAGTCGCTCAACGCCCGCATCAGCAGCTTCACGGGAACTTCACTCGAGGGGCGGCGCAGGCTCGCCGCTGCTCGCCGCCGCTCCTCGGCGTCGTCCGCCGAGAGCGCCCGTTCGACGTCCGCCCACGCGCTCACAAAGCGTCTCCAGAACCGACGAGTCCCGGAAGGGCGAGAGGAGCGACCATCGCCTCGAAGCGCGCGACGTCGAGCACGAACACCAGGCTGTCGGAGTGGCTGGCCACACCCAGGATGCCCCGAGCGTCGTCGCCCCCGCCCAGGTTCGGCGGTGGGCCGAGCTCGGCGCCCCCCGTCCCGAACACCTCGGTGACGCTGTCCACCATCAGACCCACCGTGTGGTCCTCCACCTCGACCAAGATCCACTTCGCGCGACGCTGATCGGCGGCGGGGGGTAGCCCGAAGCGCGCCCGCAGATCGACCACCGGAATGACGGTGCCGCGATGGTTGGCGACTCCCGCGACTGCGAGCGGCGAGTGCGGGAGAACCGTCAGTGGCAGGGGGTTCACGATCTCGCGCACCGACGCGATCGGTACCGCGTAGTGCACGTCGCCGACCATGAACCCGACCAAGCTCTTCTGGGGGTCCGGTCTTCCTTTCGCTCCAGCCATCAGCTGCCCTCCGGCAAGTGACCCACGATCCGTCCCAGGTCGAGCAGGATGATCACGTCGTCCCCGGGCTTCGGCCGCCCGATGCCGAGCACGTGCTCGGCGACGTCGTCACCGAGCACGCTCCCCGACAGCTCGAGCTCGGCCTCCGACAGCCGCACCACTTGTCTCACTTCGTCGACCAGAACGCCGAACACTTCGTCCGAGGGGCCCGTGGTCAGAAGAATGCGCGTTCGGCGCGTCGAGACCGCTTGCCCCAGCCCCAGGCGGCGCCTGAGGTCGACCACCGTGACGAGGAGGCCGCGCACGCTGCACACGCCGAGCACCGAGCTCGGCGCGCGCGGCACGAAGGTCACCGGCGGCGGGCTCAAGATCTCGCGGATGGCCGTCAGCTCGACGCCGTATTGCTCGCCCCCCAGGGCGAGCGCCAGGAACTCGCGCACCGGCCCGGCGTGCGCGCGGCGCTGCAGGCCTCGCCCGCCAGCCTTGACCAGATCAGCCACGGACGGCTACCTCCGAGACGCCGGCCTCGCCGGTCGACAGCACCTCCTCGATCAGCGACGCGGAATCGAGCACCAGCCCGACCCGCTGATCGCCGAGCTCCGTCGCCCCGGCCAAGCCGCGCACGTCCGCGAGCGAAGGGCCGAGCGGCTTGATCACGATGTCCTCCTGCCCGAGCACGGCGTCCACCACGAGCCCCAGCCGCCGCGGACCGAGGGCGGTCACCACCACGAAGCGACGAGCGCTGTCCTCGTCGGGAGGCGGCAGGTCCAGGTGCTCTGCCAGGCGACAGATCGGCAGCGTCGCGCCGCGCAGAGAGATGACCTCGCGCCCGTCCACCCTGCGGACGCCTCGTCTCTCGAAGACTATGGCTTCGGAGACGCTGCTCACCGCGATCGCGAACACCTGCCCGGCCACGCGCACCAGGAGCGCGCTCACGATGGCCAGCGTGATGGGCAGCGTGATGGTCATCTTCGTGCCGATGCCGCGCTCGCTGTGCACGTCGATGACGCCGCCGATCTTGCCCAGGTTGGTCTTCACCACGTCCATGCCGACGCCCCGCCCGCTCAGGTCCCCCGCGCGCTCTCGCGTGCTGACGCCCGGGGTGAAGATCAGCCCCAGGAGCTCCTGTCGAGACAGCTCGCCGGCGTCCGCGCGGCTGATGCGCCCGAACGCGACCGCCTTCTCCAGCAGGGCTTCTTCGTCGATGCCTCCGCCGTCGTCCTCGATCTCGATCATGACGTGGTTGCCCTTCTGATAGGCGTTCAGCGCGATCGTGCCCGCGGCGGGC contains:
- a CDS encoding purine-binding chemotaxis protein CheW; the encoded protein is MADLVKAGGRGLQRRAHAGPVREFLALALGGEQYGVELTAIREILSPPPVTFVPRAPSSVLGVCSVRGLLVTVVDLRRRLGLGQAVSTRRTRILLTTGPSDEVFGVLVDEVRQVVRLSEAELELSGSVLGDDVAEHVLGIGRPKPGDDVIILLDLGRIVGHLPEGS
- a CDS encoding purine-binding chemotaxis protein CheW — encoded protein: MVGDVHYAVPIASVREIVNPLPLTVLPHSPLAVAGVANHRGTVIPVVDLRARFGLPPAADQRRAKWILVEVEDHTVGLMVDSVTEVFGTGGAELGPPPNLGGGDDARGILGVASHSDSLVFVLDVARFEAMVAPLALPGLVGSGDAL
- a CDS encoding HEAT repeat domain-containing protein, whose translation is MSAWADVERALSADDAEERRRAAASLRRPSSEVPVKLLMRALSDSDWRVRKEAVLTAVALAPSPEVLSALVAALGPGDNVGERNSAVEALADYGVHAIGALAHALGDLDADGRKLVVDVLALGARPEALPLLKRLLKDPDVNVRGAAVEAVAAIGEGCAEEAIAILDECLDSLSRFERLAALQGLERLSATLPWERLEPLASDPILLPAVLALAGRSGAEPAVPALLDMLAAARGRTFADALASLVELSRTSARAHERLGAGLREAPAQVRETILALCLDEDGQPGERRNALCAAGLLGSDAAARAAVAALADDALAEQAEATLTELGSAAVAALVAGAEGPTPEQRAACLSLLGPLVALDPDANAAAKRALGDAAPEVVAAALDALAAAGDRAALQDAAGLLGAAPVVAQAAHRALATLARRHPADALGLVRSASPSGAGAEAAAIVIEALGASQPDVGAHVAFLAAALGGPIPTARRAALSALSALGGSAALEPVAFALNDEELEVRIAAIRALGRLSDETGRPLGVEHLTEIARLSSDRSLVAAAARALGEVGDARAVPVLGELLGREPVVAVAALEALGAFAGVERDEHVVSALSHADSEVVKSAMRVLASASDPRAASRLGVCLEHTEWDVRRLAAELLGTLGCDEALALLRGRLSLERQDLVREELTRAITDAETLSGRRRTAPPPSLRGMRRQ